DNA sequence from the Callospermophilus lateralis isolate mCalLat2 chromosome 2, mCalLat2.hap1, whole genome shotgun sequence genome:
aaagttctcCTTGGGGGAAGcaattgcatttatatcactttgTGTTCCCTATTTTACTTAAAGAGTTTCCTATGTATATAAGTAAGGATTTTCAAATTGCTTGTAATTTTAAgaaatgtagggctggggatgtggctcaatcggtagcgcgctcgccaggcatgcgtgcggcctgggttcgatcctcagcaccacatacaaacaaaaatgttgtgtctgtcgaaaactaaaaaaaaaaaaaaaaaaaaaaaaatactaaaaaaattctctctctttaaaaaaaaaaagaaatgtaacagAAAATATtccaatatatatgaaaacactAAGAATTTCTGTATTTCCATCTTTGGAATGGAATGGGAGCTCCTAGGGCTTGCTTTCAACTAAGGACTTTTGCTAGCTGGACTGATAGGGGAGGGGTAAAAAGACACAGTGCCAGaggcagtggcgcatgcctgcaatcccactaCTTGAGGCTAaggtagaaggatcacaaattcatgataagcctaggcaacttagtgagaccctgtctcaaaataagaaaataagaagggctggggatataggtcagtgtTAGAGCAACTCTGCATTCAATTCCAGTATTGTGAAATGGCAGGGGGCAAGGAGCAACTCAGCTGCCTGGACAGAGGTACAATTAGGGTCCTATAACTGTCACAGTCCTGGACTATCAATAGCAGTCTCATGGTCTTTTTAAATACTGTGAAATATTTTCAGTAAAAGTTTATTCTGGAAATGAACTTAATAATGGATTGGAGTGGGCACAGTGGGggaacatctgtaattccagtgacttgggaggctgaagcaggaggatcacaagttcaaggctggccccagcaatttagcaggaccctgtctcagtaaataaaaggggctgagtatggtggtgcatgtttgtaatcccatcaactttcgggaggctgaggcagaaggagcgaaagttcaaagccatcctcagcaacttaaggaggccctaagcaactaagcaagacactttttcaaaacaaaatataaaaaagggtttgggatgtggCTGGGTAGTtgagcccttggttcaatccccagtaacaataaaatagaataaaaaggactagggaggtAGCTCAAGGGTAAagagcctctgagttcaatctctcataccggcccccccaccaaaaaaaaaaaaaaaagtggattggTTTTACTTACTTGGAGCTCAGGGCTGCTCAGAAGAAAATGTACATTGTAGACATTGCCTGCTCAGCCCAAGACCAGTAACAACTCAGATGATTTATAAATCCTAATGACTGTTTTTCAGCATTCAGCTACTGCTTTGAACTTTTACTAGAAAAGGCCCAAATTTTCAAGTGAGTCATATGTTTGTTTCTCTCTCTGATTAGTCTGATAATCAATTGGGCATTTACCATTATGGGAACAAAATTATTCAAATTATATGACAAATATCTAGGTAACCATTTTCTGATGGTAACATATATATATGGATGATGAATCCTTGGTGTATTGTCCTCTTATTCAAGGGGATGGATGGGATGATGATTTTTGGAGAAGAGTAAAGAGATTTTAGGGCTTAAGCCAGGTGGGAAGGAAAATTTATGAGGATTGGCCTTCtaacaatataataataaaatagatacagatTATATCTCAGACCTCCAGGGAGTCTCAGCCGGCTAGGCTTCTGATCAACAAGATAACTGAGTGGTGCCTTCTCTGGGGATCACTCAAGCTCCTCCTTTCCACCTGCTCCTAgcatctcactctcactctcccaTGTGGAAGAAAGGATTTTCTACTCTTACCACTTACTGAAATCTTTTGAGAAAATTCTCTTCTTTAAGGCCCTCTCACTTTCTCTGGTCACAACCTGTTGCACCCTCCATGTGCACCAATTACTCTCTATTCATCTTCCAGATACAGATACATGTGATGATGCCTTGTACACACATATCCTTGTGTCCTTAGCCCCATGGGGACACCCTGTGGAAAGGAAAACACTTGCCTCCAGAGACTTTGCACGcacaaacacagaaaaacaaaatctgATGGAATATTATCCAGTAAATTAGTGGgagtatatgtgtatgtatttaatacattttgttgttgttgttgttgttaattataGCCACCTTCAAGTAGAAAGGGCAGTTTATACCTGATATGAGAGAAAGGAAAGATTGTCTTTGGCCTAAAAAGAGGCAGTCCTATCCTGACAACTAAAGTATGACATATTGGAAAGGATGGACAAAGTATGAGACTATTTGAGTCATCTCTTAATTCCAGGTTGTGATTTCCTGTCTGAAGAATGGAAGTAATTTgcttgtggggtgtgtgtgtgtaagagaatgAAAGTGCAGGTGAACTGTTAATTGCAGGAGAAAAGTGTCAAACAAAAGTACAGCAATGTGGAGAAAGAAACCTGACTAGGAGGAAATGCGCAGGCTCACAAGAAGCCAGGTGGGATCTGGTTCTCCTGTCTCCTTAGTCCTTTCCGATGCCTAGGCCTCCATCTGCTTGTTCTGGGAACTTGGCACAATGCAGTGATCCAAGAGTCCCGAGTTAAATTCAAGACCTAAAGGCACTCCAGTTCCTTCAGTAGTGAGGTGCCACACGGGGTTGCCGGGCAACGAACTGTTACAGTGGGGGCCGGAGGTGGGTGGGATGTTGAGGGAAAAGTACAGAGTGGGAGGGGCTTTTCAAAAGTCTACGCTTTAGAATTTACATCATCCTTCTAAATTGCAGCTGCGCTTATGGAAACCGAGTTGTGTTTACCTTGACTTCGACTATGTTGACAACAGGTTATTTGACCAATAGGTGAGGTTCCACACCCTCGTTCCTCCCGCTCGTCCCCCGGCTTCCAGTAGCCATCTTCCTGGCTCCAAGGCATCCCGGATTAAGCGCCGGGTACTGGCCCTTTAAACGTGACCTGCGGGGGCGACCTAGCCAAAACTGACGTGGAGAGAGTGTGAGTAGTGTCGAACACGTGGTACAATGAAGGCGTTCATTTTGGAACCGGGCAGGGGGCATTTCCGCCCTGGGATGTACATCTTTAATATAGTATTAGGAGAGTATCCGCTCTTACTTGTCTTTCTTTAATCGTTTCTCCACTACTTTTGTCATGACTCTACTCTGGAACAAAAGTGTAGTTTAAATTAACACTTCTGTTCCCTCGCTAGTGCCCGTATTAAAAATGGCGTCGCTTCCTTCCGTGTTGATAGTTCTTTTGCAATCAAGATCCGGGCGGAAACTCTGGATGGGCAGGTGCAGCCGGGCAGAGCCGAGGTTGCTTTGTAAAGCTTTCTGGGGATCCCGAGGGCGGGTCAAATAAGAGTTGTTGGGTTTTGCTGCGGCTGACTCTGCTTGTGAGGAGCGGCCAATGCTGAGGCCTCAGGGCTACTGCCTAGCTTGCCAGTTAGCTGAGTAGGCAGCGGAGCGGTGCCCCTAGCGGGTTAACATGTGGGCCTTTCCGGACTTGCCTGTGCCGCTGCTGGTGAATTTGATCGGCTCGTTGTTGGGATTTGTGGCTACACTCACCCTCATCCCAGCCTTCCATGGCCACTTTATCGCCGCGCGCCTCTGTGGCCAAGACCTCAACAAAACCACTCGGCAGCAGATGTGAGCGGCGGCACACGGTGTCCCGGGCAGGGGATCGGGCGGGCGAGTAGGGGATCTGGTGGGTAGGCAGGGGCGAAGACTGAGGTGCTTGACTTTGCACGCGACCGAGAGCTAACCAAGGAACCCTGGAAAGAGGGAGGTGTTAGAAAGAACTGGTTAGCCTGGGGAAAGGATGGATGGGTGTGTCAGGAACTCCAGCAGCGGTGCCCTCCTCAGCCCCGCCCCGCCAAAGAACTGAGAAGAAGACCATTATGGGTTTCTGTAACATCTGCACTAGTAAGTGACCACGCCCCctttcttcccccccccccccccccttcacTGAACCCTTGCTGCTGGACCTCAGCCCAGAATCCCAGGGAGTGATCAGTGGTGCAGTTTTCCTTATCATCCTCTTCTGCTTCATCCCTTTTCCTTTCCTGAATTGCTTTGTGGAGGAGCAATGTAAGGCATTCCCCCATCATGAAGTAAGTGAGTTAATGGGAGTCACTGGCTGGAGCCTGGGAGGTGAAAGAGTTGGGGTTATTTGGACTGGGGTAAGGGGGCTGAGGAACGAATTGAAAAGACGGGACTTCTTGTTAGGAGGGCGGGTAGTGTTGCATTATAACATTTATGAGCCTCCCCCAGTTTGTGGCCCTGATAGGTGCCCTTCTTGCCATCTGCTGCATGATTTTCTTGGGCTTTGCTGATGATGTACTCAATCTGCGCTGGCGCCATAAGCTACTGCTGCCCACAGCTGCCTCACTACCTCTCCTCATGGTATATTTTACCAACTTTGGCAACACAACCATTGTGGTACCCAAGCCCTTCCGACCAATTCTTGGCCTGCATCTGGACTTAGGTGAGTAGCACTATCAATACTGCACCTGTGGCATCCTACTTCATACCCTTCATTGCTGTGAGATATCCAACACAGCACACTTCCTAGTTCTCCACATTCTCCTCTAAGTATTCCTGTTCTTCCCCTGTTTACTCAGATCCTTTTTGGTGActctttatcctatgatgtgttttcattacttttctcaaaagaatatCCTTAAATCTTCCCTCCCTAGGTGGTATTAACTTCTTTTCATACTATGTCTCCCCCCAGGGATCCTTTACTATGTCTACATGGGGCTGCTGGCAGTGTTCTGTACCAATGCCATCAATATCCTAGCAGGGATTAATGGCCTAGAGGCTGGCCAGTCTCTAGTTATCTCTGCTTCCATCATTGTCTTCAACCTGGTGGAGCTGGAAGGTAGGTGGGATTGGGATAGGGAGAAAGAGAAGTCTGAGTATTAAGGAAGTTGTCTTATTTATGGCTTTAGGGAAttcaggaggaaaaaagaaacaatatgtgagtaattataaaagataatggagACTATTTACTTTGTAAATAACAATAGAGAGTTATCaaatttgagaaagaaaaatagctCTGTCATTTATAGCTGGAGTGGCACAAATAGCAAGGCTGTATCTTCTATTGTACAGAAACAGTTTCACAGACCCCAGCATCAAAATCACTCTCTGACCATGATGGAACACAGCAAAAACCAGACTCTTCCCTCACAATCATTTCTGAGCACAGACAAACCATGAGAtacccacaaaaatgaccaagaaCCCCTCTTAGCATGAGAGATCCTGGCTTCTTTCCAGTAACAATGGTTCCTCCTG
Encoded proteins:
- the Dpagt1 gene encoding UDP-N-acetylglucosamine--dolichyl-phosphate N-acetylglucosaminephosphotransferase isoform X2; protein product: MWAFPDLPVPLLVNLIGSLLGFVATLTLIPAFHGHFIAARLCGQDLNKTTRQQIPESQGVISGAVFLIILFCFIPFPFLNCFVEEQCKAFPHHEFVALIGALLAICCMIFLGFADDVLNLRWRHKLLLPTAASLPLLMVYFTNFGNTTIVVPKPFRPILGLHLDLGILYYVYMGLLAVFCTNAINILAGINGLEAGQSLVISASIIVFNLVELEGDYRDDHVFSLYFMIPFFFTTLGLFYHNWYPSRVFVGDTFCYFAGMTFAVVGILGHFSKTMLLFFMPQVFNFLYSLPQLLHIIPCPRHRIPRLNTKTGKLEMSYSKFKTKRLSFLGTFILKVTR
- the Dpagt1 gene encoding UDP-N-acetylglucosamine--dolichyl-phosphate N-acetylglucosaminephosphotransferase isoform X1; translation: MWAFPDLPVPLLVNLIGSLLGFVATLTLIPAFHGHFIAARLCGQDLNKTTRQQIPESQGVISGAVFLIILFCFIPFPFLNCFVEEQCKAFPHHEFVALIGALLAICCMIFLGFADDVLNLRWRHKLLLPTAASLPLLMVYFTNFGNTTIVVPKPFRPILGLHLDLGILYYVYMGLLAVFCTNAINILAGINGLEAGQSLVISASIIVFNLVELEGDYRDDHVFSLYFMIPFFFTTLGLFYHNWYPSRVFVGDTFCYFAGMTFAVVGILGHFSKTMLLFFMPQVFNFLYSLPQLLHIIPCPRHRIPRLNTKTGKLEMSYSKFKTKRLSFLGTFILKVAESLRLVTVRQSENEDGAFTECNNMTLINLLLKIFGPIHERNLTLLLLLLQILGSAITFSIRYQLVRLFYDV